AATGCAAAGATATAATACAATGAGGCGACATTATTATTgctctatttaaattttataataatttttatttcataaaaaatacaaattattgcaatttttattcattttccatttaaattcgattaaaaaaaaaaaaaaaaaaaaaaaaaaaaaaaaaaaaaaaacgtatcgTCACGTTCTCCGGGTTGCTTCTTAGCGCCAATCCAGATAAagagataaagagagagagaggtacCTAGGCAAAGACACAGATGCTTCGTAGAGACGttcaagatttaattaataaagttatgaTTAAACACGAAGAAGACACATAAATcgttatcgtttttttttttttgtgcgcTTACATTATGGACGCCGGAAACAGAGATGAATGCACCGAATGCCGGCACGTCCGTAATATCCCCGAAGTATACAATTCACCTCTCTCATTtcgtaacatatatatatatataatatataatatataacatataatatataatatattatatatgtcatTCTACTTTACAACAATATAAAACAGTTATTTACATCGACGACTAAAAGGATTCGAGAACGATGAAAGTGTCGAGGAAATTTTAACGTCTAAGttgagatatttttctttttttttcgaatgaGTATGTGCGTGTAGTACGTACGTGTGAATGAATGTGTATGTCTCTTTTATACCCGTGAGTGGTTTCTTCGAGATAAGACGTCGCAAACTGAAAAGAAGAAATCATAAATATCCAAGTAACGTGAAATGAATCGAGACGATTCCTGCGTTCAAACGAGTCTATTTCGTTCGTGAACGAAactaatattatgaaatattattgatcACACACGACTAAATGTATCTAAGATCGCGACACATAGCGACACGTCACTTGAAACGATACTCCTTTTGAATGCAGACCGACTTCTGCGACGCGTGGTGAAAAATTCTGTGCGCAAGTTGGTCGTGTCACCTCGATCGCTTGTGACGATCTTACAGAAGTTGTACAACGCCCGAGCCGTCCACCGATTGACTgactgttaattaattaaattagagGGCGCGCATCAGTCTGACGAAAAGGCTCGTTACAGTAAAACTCTCAGGCATCGAGCTCAACTTCCGCAGCCGTGGCTCACTGTGCTCTTTTATTCGCCGCTACGATATACGAGAtcggaaattaataaaaaggtaaacgagaataaatatttagagagagaatgttttaataattttaatcgctATACGACCTttgatatttgcataaaactttCCTCTATACTATGATACCGTGTAGCAAATCATATACAAAGcgaacaaatatttacatgcgCATGAACGAGTCATAAATACGTGAATGCAACGAACTGCGAGATGCAACATAGATGTAACACATAACCGACACGAGCGAACCACACACGTGGCGAATAACGTGACGGATTTGGCCTGGTATTTAGTGTGTGTCGAAAGagctcttttcttttttatttaaaaaaatcgatgtcTGAGAAATGGTGTTCACAATAATATAGTACAACaacgtaacggtattacatacataatatatatatatataatatttatatatatataatatttatatataatattatttataataataggtAAATTCTTTACCACAGTGTGTAACATTAgctatatacaaatattacaaatttcttttattaagcCCTCACGAATCGACGCGATGGATCGATCTAGCGCGAGATTAGGCAGCGACGCTTTTACATCCGctgcttattttttttaattgcacgtTACAACAGGCTTGCGATCTTATTAATCTTAAGCCAGTCTCTCTTCCCCTCGATGCGATAAaacagagggagagagagagcgtgagagagagagagagagagagagagaaagagaaagaaagagagagagaaagagagaaagagagattgtGTTTTTAGAGTGGAtaagattagaaaaaaatatttcctatttCGAAAACCTAAAAGGTGGGTGTGAATATTAGAGAGATataggaagaaagaaaaacaaaagaagcacattaaaattcatttcgaCTGAGGCTTCAACGTGGCTTTGTATAGCACAGAATAAGAAAGCAGACACAACTTTACAACGTTACATATTTGAAGCTTTGAGGTCTTCCTGAGGATACTTTGGTCATGCTACGTTGAAACATTATTCTACAATCTTTTCGAAATTAGAAAATGTGATGCGATACAAGTTTTATCACACtttctattttgaaaaatatttgccttTATAAAACTGATTCGTAATGTAATATGAATCGTAATAAAGTGTGAAGTCAATCGCGGGATTACATTTAACATCCTGTCTTTGAATTTCATCGCAAgctaatcaattttattaaagaattacgGGTAATTCGCGTCAATCTGCatcatgcaaataaaatttcgtaatatttttcatcgatCAATCACAGTCAACAAATATCTTAGAAAAAATGCTGCCATTTGTTTCAACATCGTTCATTGCAACATTACAATTTTTGGCATAAAGAACTTTTCGtgcattcaattttatttcaggcgagtttgtaaaattttatttgaagaaaaagttatcaaaagaTCAGTATTGATtcctctttttaatttttatgatacatATTACACATAGTACCCGTAATCTTTTACATTTGTGTCAACGTGAATGCCGAAAGCAGTATTTGCTCCGCATGATATATCGAATACGATAGATAATACAATAACAGATATAAACCcgccttcttttttttacttaaaattttatgctctttttttatatcccTCTTTTGTAAACCTATCAATTTTTTACGGTTAAAATGACAATGACAAATTGACGTCACGATCTTGGTTAACATTTAACTTGGTTTAAACCTTATGTTAAACGACCGACGATCATATACATACGTTTATATTGCACGATTATGAGTCGATAGCACGATCTTATAACCTACGACGAATATCTACGCGCTTTTGGCACCTCTTGCATTTGCATATACGCGAGACGAGACTTTGCaagtaaaagagagagagagagagagcaaacGGGAAGAGAATTTCTGATCTACTACGATAAACTTTTTGGATATAATGACGGTTCAACTCTTGGTCACATTAAtcacattttaaatatgtaaagattATTGTTAAACTTCTTCCCCGTCAAGGTATATTCTCTTTGCAAGCCTTTCGTATAGAGcgtataaaaaagttctcgtaGCCACGAAGTGCGCGCCGACCGACAGCGCATAACAGCGGTAATGTAAAAAGGGACATTTCCCGTTACGACACTTCGCATTTACCAGAACTTCTTTAGCACCATTTcgctatatttaattaacccTTGCAGACAGAAGATgatctatatttataagatatgaATGTGATATCGGTAATAGCGAATTCACTATTTCATTTTATGTCCGTCCAAATTTCAATCTATTTTAATGTAGTGTGAAAGAAGGTGTGTATTGCGTGTGCTGAAGTATATGCACCACTGAATTCAGGCTACACTACATTCCGTACATTCTACCGCGTTTTCCGGCATGTCGTAGCCTGATTCCATAACACTAATCGCCTACATTGTGTTTTTAACTAGAACGAAGAACTTGAATGTTATCGAGAAAGGGTATGGTACGCTACTTATACAATGTGTATAGATATAAGGATCTTCTTGATGTCGTAGTTATcaattatcttaatttcacACTCGATTAAACTATCGAATGCGTATAAAGTATAGTATATTACTTTCAAAAAACAATTGACAACCGCCGAGGGTACACGCATATGACATTTTCTTCCCTACTCCATCATTATCACTGTGCTTAATCTGCGATAAGGaaagcaataatattaataatttgccgaaattcgaaattataaTCAACCATTCTTCAGTCATTCTTCAAAATGACAAAAGCGACAATAATCATCGATAATAGGATTGCATATTTGAAAGGTGGAGAAGACTGTTACTCAGAAATTCCTATGCAGTCTTCTCCTTGAGATCGTCTTGGTATTCATTCAGATTTACTTCATTTAAATTTAGCCATTTCATTTTAACTTTATCACGGATTTGATCGTCATATTCAGTGAAGAAAAATCGAGCCCAAGTTCAACAATATACAATCCCCTGCgttatgtattttgattaaCTCATAGTGTATCCCAATACTAGAGCGGCGTTTTGTTATTCACTGCCTGAGTACTGAAAAGTTATAGTTTTACatacgtatatgtataattcagTACTGACGATGAATGACGAAAATGCGGCCTAAAAGAGTAAGAGGAAACAATAACTAATCGACTACATAGACTACTAGGTACCACTAACGTAAATGTTTATGATCGTAAGCTGCTCGCAAGGATATAATGAGGAAAAGGAAACATAAAAATCTAGATTGCTGCTGGCGTGTACCGCCGATAGGCATCTCCCTCCTCTCTCACTTCTATGTCTTTATGCGTTTTTAAATGCTCCTTGTTGAGGAGCATAATCGATCGTTTtctctaattttaaattggccTAAACAGTAGATTACTTCGctataattacattatgatAAAAGCATGTATAAATcagtaaacattttcttttgtgCTTCTTAGAGATCATACATGATACAATGTACAAAgtagtgtaaaataaaaaaagggttaataaagatttatattacttaatcGTCAAATAACGGTTTATCACGAGCGGGAGACAACTTTCATTGATCACTGACTTGGTTTCCAGAAAATACCACGTGACATTTCGGAGGCTAATGTGTACTTCCATTGTAATTTCCAAACGTTACATTGAAAAACAATACGCACGTATTATGCACGAGTCgtaaggtaaaaaaaaaaaatgcgcgaTAGAACACGAGACGAaagatatattcatataaatctaGATAAATGTATGcgctgtaaataaaatttataaatatttatacacacacattttcCCTGCAAATCTGCCAGTGTCCAAGAAGTGGTACCCATATGTCAAAGTGTCTTAAGAATTAATCGCGATATCAGGATAGAATTTATTCTATCCTACGCAATAGTCGATCGGGTGTTGgtaaatgaataaaatctcTTCCCTTAAAATCGAACTAATCTAAATCTAACCTAAAGCGGGCTTCGGCGCTGGAATCCGATATGACCATCGTAGGGTCAGCGAGCATTTGTAGACCATCCATGTCGATCGGACCGAGGCCCTGTCTGAGGACGTCGTCCGACGGGAATATTCCCGGGTCAAAGTCACCCATCATTGCTGTTCCGAGGTCTCTCACGAATTCTGGATCGTCCGCACCAGAGAAGTCTGCAACAGTATTAATCGGGGATTTTTCGCCCATCAAATTGTTTCAGATTACACGCAGAATTTAAAGTCGAAATAAATCGCACACAAATTGTGAAGCCGTATACAAACTGCGTATCGATATAACAGTGTCCTTTTATAACGCAGCATTTTTATGTGATACCATGGATATATATACGTTATAACAAAAACTATGTTTAAAATGTCATCGcgcaaaaatggaaataaaacaatttgtcCGGAGGCGGATAAAACAAGTAAggtattttttgtttcaagaATTTCTTGCCGCGAgacgtaattaaaaattttatcatccGTGCGGAAATACCTGTGAGAATGATCGTGGGTGTGTTTGGAGTTTGTGGTGTGAGCTGTTGGTTAGCGGtgttcgtcgtcgtcgcgggTTGGTACGCCATTTGTGGACTCGTACTGAAGTATCCCGCGTCTCCACCGCCTAATTCGCCACCGACATTAATCACGTCGTTCTGAGGAACAAACGATGCGAAGAATTCAATGGACGGAGAGGCAAAAGTGCAGAGACATGCACACATTTTACTAAGCATTTCATGGTTTCTTCTACGGACGATactttttaaagcaatttgtaAGACACATTGAGTTTCTTACTTGTGTATAATTCGTGGTGTGGTTCGGTGATCCGATATACGATCCGATAGTGTTCGCCTGCACCGGCGTGTCCATCtgaagtgaaaaaaaagaagaaagaagttGAAGGATGAGCCTCTCGCATTATTAAAAAGCCTCGCAAGGATTACCGCCGTTGCAATCTAATCTGATTCATCTTTAAGTGAGCGCGACGTTGATTCATCTCGCGTGCAACGCGCGTCTCCCGCCCCAAATGCTTTTTATAGAATGATCCGCGAGGGACACCACGCACGGGAGGGAAAACAGCGGAAGAGGAGTATAAAGGGAGAAATAAGTACGACCGAACCATAAACACTCGTTCGCTCGTACCCGTCGTTCGCCCAAAGATTGGCCGttatttttcttcgattttCGAATCCATTTACGATTCGACTTCCGGCTGCTTCATGTCGCTTAAATAGCTTCTGATAAATGAAATTCCATTTCCGTTTAGTATTATATGTGTCAGCATCCGTAAGGAAGTTATCGTTTCGTCCCACACGTCTGTTATttgacgtaaaaaaatttcttcataTTTACTGCCTATAGTTTACTCTGAAATTCATCATTTTTCTTCTGCAAAACTAAACTACTGGACACATAGATATACCATGGTATTCGGGTATTGGAAAAGAATTCCGAATGATAGTTCGACCGTGTGATTCGAGTGACACTTtctatcttgtaaaatatcatcTTTCCCATTCCTCTGTTAAGCCGATGGATCGGCGTGTAGCCGTCCGTGCAATATCAAATGCCATGGTAACGGCCACTTGTGCGTATAACCGCGCGGGAATGAAAAGGGGGTATCGTTAAGGCCCAACGCGATAAAACTAGTCCCGCTGAAGCGCAGCACGCACGATGGTAACTTTACTATGTGCATACGTAACAACGCGTTTTCCGAGCTTGCGGTATATCAATGAGAAATACGCCACGAAATATACGCGGCTTATTATTAGCCCTCGTATCTCTCAAACGCATTTTACAAAAGCCACAACTCTACACATTTTTCTCTcgcttataattttaacatttacccTCCATGCGGTAATGTTTTAAACATCAGTATACGGCACGATATTTCAGCGCGAGTAATATTTTGCCTTCatctgcaaatattttacttgagATCTGATATTCTTCCCTCGCCGCACGTGCAAGCGAGTTTCACGCACGAGAATACATTTGACGTGTACATATGCAATACCTCTGCTATTTGAAAGCGCCGCGTGAAAGGAACGGCACTTGAATTcgcagtttcttttttttttcccctgaCACTAGTTAAACAGCACGCAAAATGCAGTATATTTCCGTGTATttacattgaatttttaacaatcgTATGACATTATTTATAGGTCTTGCAGAGGAGGATATACAACATAACACTGGGCGTACTCCTAGTAttgaatttgcaaataaaaatgtttcaacgAATGGCGATATTTCACCTCTATCTGCGTGGTCCAGGTGCAACCGAGTTCCATCAGCTGCTGCGCGAATTTGGGCCACTCCTGACGAATGCAGGCAACAGATAAACAACAAGACTTAAGATATAAGTCTAGAGGCAATATAATCAAACGTAATTAGCCGTAACTAGTCATCATGCTATCAAGTATCGCTTGATAATTAACCGTCTTTTACAGTCGTTTCGATAAAGACCCATTTATCAGATTGAATATTTTCGGCGCGATCGTAAGTAATTACGATTATAATTTCGTATCAGATGCATCGTTAAACGAAgagaaaagaatgaaaattttaatttgaagtcTTTGAAAAACAAAACGTTTGACGATGTAACCGAGTAGAATATCAAGCGACTCGagtagaataatttatacaaatcatTCGCATGGAATAATTCATCgcgtaacattaattatagCTTTGAAGGTCAAACCGCCTGAAGAGgaatgcatataatataccatatgtattaaaattcacAGAATCAATCAACTGGTACAGTGATTCTAAAAACGAGTATTCCGCGCAAAAACTCGTTATcaatgcattaaaatatctaaatgaagagaattaaatttaaacaaagtttattacaaaattaaatctaaaattgtgaagctcattaaaataaaacgaaattatttcgtacaacattatttatgttcttATCAAAATTCTCATTAACATCGTTGCTTCGTGTTTGCATTCATTTCGCTTTTGATTCCTTGTTATTCATTAAATACAAACAGTTCAGCATCACATACTTACCAGTCCCTTTGACatgcataaaaaaagattgagcGCCAATTAGGATCCAGTatcctttaatttattataattgatgGATTGTTCATTTACGTAATCAAAATTGCCAGATGATCGAATTCACATCGGAATCATGTTCAATGTTCGTATCATTGcgcaaaaaatttcaacgGAATGAAAAAAGTGTATTGCGACAGACtgtctttgaaaaaaaatcaatgtcgttgcttttatcaatatttaaataaaacacacGAGTAGGATTATGCGCGTGTATACCTATTATAAACGTCGCAATGCAACGCGTTCTTTATACAAGTCCGAATGCAATTATGCGTTGAAGAACCGTGTAAAACGTGCAGTGCGTCTTACGTTCCAACTGCGAGAACTGTCGATCCAGAAAAGTAAATTCTAGCGATAGCAAGGATTCGCAAATCTCGAGCGTCGGAAATTTCGGAACGACTGTTTTTGAAGGCAGGCAACCCAGAAAAGATTGGAAATTATTGTATCTCCCTCTTCTAAGATAAAGTTTCGATGTCAAAGATATAACGCTTGATTGGACAGCTGTCAGTGCGTCAATCGAAGGGCGAATATCTCCGACAGtttggaaaagaaataaaacttttttccgAAGAAATCATCAAGAAGAAGccagttaatattttatttactaaaatatcgCTGTAGGATATTTTCGGAAATGTTCGTCCGTGACGCTCTTCGCAAACTCGAACGCACAAGTCACTCCTTTTTCAGTCATGCTTAAGAATGAATAATTCACGTACCATTGTAAACTGCTCGAAGTCCTGCTGAAGGGCTGCAGCTTGCGCCTGATTGATGAAATAAGTATTCTGATCGATAGCATCGGATGTCAAGCTGGGTGGACCCGGATGTCCTGTAGGACTAGGCGGCGCTGATGGATTATTGCTGTAACTTAAAGGACTTCCCTGAAAGAAGAACATGCGCTGCTTTCAGACTTGTTAGCCACACGGAGCCTGTTGTTATAGACGTGAGAATAtatcttttcaaaaatatgtctCTTTTCTCatgaacaaaattaaatgGTATGTCtttcacatttattattgttattagttGTTAGTTATTGCATGACTCTCTTCGAAAATGTGTTGCAATAcgatatttgtaaatatttgaattatatttctctaaaaCAACTATCAgctattaataattcataatggAAGAGATGATCTCACTTCAACTGTTAGACTAGGCGACGACTGCGGCGACGGCCTGCTCACCGATTGCGTGGACCTGTACGACCCCAACGAATTGAGCTGTTGTGATTGTTgatgctgctgttgctgctgctgctgctgctgctgctgctgctgctgctgctgctgagtCTGTGACGTTTTCTAAATATCGGATATCAAGTAACAAATAGTTATTAGCGATaatcatttgtaaaatttattacaattctattatttttcttttaaactattgatgatttttttctaagaGATAAAggcaaatttttttagctCTCCAGCATAACCATTGGAAGAGAATGTAGATCGTTCACATgcaatgtacaaatatttgctTCTATCATTTAgcaaaactataaaaattgtcCAAACAACCGATTTCGCCGGCCGACATACTAACTGGACTTTGCGGCGGCACAGGACTGTGCGATTGCTGATAAATGTAGTGGCCAGCAGTCGGACTGTGAGACGTCCCCGTCACTGTCGGCGGCGCCGGTTGCTGCGGATAGCTCTGAAGATCCTGTTGCGAAGTACTTGTGCTGTTTTCCAGTGCCACACCCTGCTTCATACCCATCGCTATTAACGATCGATCGTCGCttctttcgtttttctttctccCACTGTTTTTTCGCGCTTTCGTGTAACTAAATTCGATAACGACGCTACATAGTTGCAGCAGGCCCGCGTAATCGATCTCTATGTGTCGTTGATTACAGTATCGGACTTGCGGAAGCGGTTCGCCGCAACAAGCGAGTTGCCGAATAGGTAGCAAACATTTGAGCTCAATTTCGAAGGCGTGCCATGTGCCTGCTATTTATGAATCCTGCTTCTGGCAGTCGGAGAATAATACTTTGGCATATAGACGGCTTTCGAAAAACGTCTAAAAACTTTATCTACATAAGtatgcacaaaaaaaaaaaaattttttcgtcGAAAAAGAAgtcaatcaaaaatttatcggAGCCtagatacataaataaataacataaaatgtcttctttttttttttttctcaatcgTTAAAGAAgtgcgataaaataaatctgctaTGCTGTGACGCAACGATGAATTATTCATATGAGCTTACGCgctaaaattatctttaaattatcattGCGCAATGCTTTGCTTTTCCTTctattaaatgcaattattgcGGTATTATTTTCTGTCCCGCGTTTTCAAGCCCGAGTGCGTTGCGGCGAACCGATATTGCACACGCTACGCGTTAGCATACATACGCTTTGCTATTGATTGTATTTCGAGTTTATCTGCAAGCTCGGTGCTATGTAACAAGCAAAACAGTAAAAATGCTACGGCGTTAACGGCCGTCGCGCGACTAATTGTAAAAGGCAGCAACACAAGCATGTACCGTAGTTACATACGTCGTGAGAACGAGAAACTGGTGTGACTACTAACCTTACACGTGTGAAGAAACCTAGAGTTAACAGGCACTGATAAATGGTTCTGCAAAATAACAAACACAAACAACCACTACAACAaaggcaaaataaaaaataaatagaaaattaagagAGACGCCGGTAAATTTCGCgcgcaatttttgtttttgtccaaatttttttttttggcagtCATTGAAATGCATCCTAATATTAACAAACATATTAACTACGTCAAAATTGCCGAGTCCTTTTTTGCTCTTTCGTTAAAACTGTGTCGTGTCAGCGACGTAGTTTTCACGAGCGTTTCGCGATTTATATCATTTCGCGTTTGCTATATGGTTTAATGATCAAAATTATCCAGTTAACttgataaatgttattaaattctatattaataatatcaggACGCATTTAGGTCAAGTGCTTTTCATAGCGTGctgcaaaagttttatttcgaaCTTAACGCTGCATAACTGCGCAACATTATATTcttgttacattttatgttaaacataaataattacgcTACAGAAAGGAAAGTCAATATTTAACtacaatcatatttatttgaacaaTTAGAAGGCATGCCGAAAATTGTTCTTTCACGAAAGATAAAGCCTTTTCTAATTAAAGCAATAACGTTCtcgaataatattgaatatcagCGTGGAAGCGATCCAATTACATGCGAAAATTACTACTAAAgatactttttacatttaatgaaCGTAACATGTGATTCGCTATGTGTAGTGCTTCTCGCgatagataataaatagttctcaaaatttcttttatttttttgactgCGCAATGCATATCGTTACCTCTTCATCAAATAAACGATCCACTTATACTCTTTTTCCTCAAAGCAGCTGCAATATCTCAAGATTCTGGCGCTACTCTAATCAAGACGAATCTAACATTTAAGAAAGCACAGAAAAGCACAAAGAGTGTTCTTATCATGCAACCATTGCGTCCTAAGTCACATTCTCcaacaaacaaattattttacggaATCGAGGTCGCCGATCATTTCTCCAAACTGtacgtatttctttttaaaattgattattcgGTTATATTTTGATCACCTTGAATGCATAATACATAATCGTAACAGTTTCCTGATTACTgtagttttaaatattcagcACCACGGAGCGAGCCCTCCTCGATTCCGTAAACTTCAACTAAACAGGTACAAAATATCCGAGCGATCGATgtcgttaattaaatttgtcgaAACATGTCCCGAaggtatttataaaaactagttttaaataagatatacTAATAGCTGCCCCAGAACGCTTCATTCTCGGATATTTCGCAGGTTTTGCAACATTCTACGGCAGCGGTTTTTAATCGAGATCTACGAATTCGTGTGCGAGATGTCAAAATTGACAAAGGCGGAATgtaaattgtacaaaatatttattcagctCGTGTCACTCGTGATTAAAAGCCCGCTGCGCCGTAACAGTAGGCTCAATCTACAGTAATATGGGGCCGCGAGGATATTTACTTGGACGCTTGACGGATCCTGTGAAAAGGAGAGCCTACCAGCTTGTGCCAAGCTGGTCGGCGACAGGTTTGTGGGACTGCTCGTTTGAGGACTCTGGAATGCACCAGCGGTTCGACCATTTCAAAAAGAGATTCCCGTTTTCAGTGATAAATCCTACTTGTCTACAGTTTGTTCGTACGCTGCGGTGGGGACGATTTCGCTCGTTGCGAgcgggaaaaataaaaaaaaatgtggaaGCGTCGAAAAAGAAGAGAGTGACGGCGGGAAACGCGATGCGAACGAACAATTTCGATATCGACATCTGCCATTTAACTTCTTTAATCGGATATTCTTTCGTCGGCGGCATCAATTGCAGAACGTTAAAGTTAATTAACCGGTTTCATTCTGCACAATACATAGGCAAATTGCTTACTATCAACAAAAACCGCTCTTtccaagaataaatatataaatttttcataaatagtATCAACATTATTAGCTCTagagtaaatttattaaatcatcCGCCAGtcatatatatagttatacaTTTAAGCGTTTATATATGATACGTATGATGCCTTATCACCTGATcttttcaaaacaaaaatctgATTCGTTAAAGAATTCGTTAGAATAAATCTGAGACACTTCTGTAATCTAACTGATAAAATATCGAACTTTTATCGCGTGTATCGATCGAATGGATTAAATTACCCATTGAATGGCAATAAGTAACGCTACTTACTTATTTATAGAACCTATCGGCGTTTATTGTGAGTAATAATCAAAATCGTATTTCACGTTTACTTATTTGACACGTGCAAAATCGctcgaaaaagaaatatatttattaatgcagGCCAActaaatgttattaacaataCTGTTAACGTTTAAAATATCCTCAGTGTACACTATCATTTTAAgtatatgttattttacagACATTTTGTCGAGTATCaaagatagataaaaataataataaaaaaagagagagagagagaatgtcGCTGTAAAAGCGATAAAGATTCGTTCAGAAACGTGCAGCCTCGCGAAAAGTGCGTAATAAAGTCGAAGggaaaggaaaagagaaaaacgttATAGTAGGCGTGTGGTATTTGGTCGAACAACTTACGTTGCTGAACGGCGTACTACTCGAATGATCCTCCTGATCCAAAGGAGTGTGAAGAGGTG
This window of the Linepithema humile isolate Giens D197 chromosome 1, Lhum_UNIL_v1.0, whole genome shotgun sequence genome carries:
- the LOC105675855 gene encoding CREB-regulated transcription coactivator 1 isoform X9, producing the protein MANPRKFSEKIALLNQKEAQDSAAFEAIMKEVSDVTSRTALSNLEEMQHNSMYRTDNRSRSMVGPMRSRPMEKRHDTSPYSGVPYLSPPPPDTWRRTNSDSALHQSANEACQSTSAIPHRRGSDAYQHVITESGNDNRDSHHGFIERPRSSCEMPRVPGINIYPSSQPPGQQIPIGNNTGSLPDLSNVHFPSPLHTPLDQEDHSSSTPFSNSPQTSSPTNLSPTSLAQAGRLSFSQDPSSVQQGVALENSTSTSQQDLQSYPQQPAPPTVTGTSHSPTAGHYIYQQSHSPVPPQSPKTSQTQQQQQQQQQQQQQQQQQHQQSQQLNSLGSYRSTQSVSRPSPQSSPSLTVEGSPLSYSNNPSAPPSPTGHPGPPSLTSDAIDQNTYFINQAQAAALQQDFEQFTMEWPKFAQQLMELGCTWTTQIEMDTPVQANTIGSYIGSPNHTTNYTQNDVINVGGELGGGDAGYFSTSPQMAYQPATTTNTANQQLTPQTPNTPTIILTDFSGADDPEFVRDLGTAMMGDFDPGIFPSDDVLRQGLGPIDMDGLQMLADPTMVISDSSAEARFRLDLD